The following are from one region of the Hymenobacter radiodurans genome:
- a CDS encoding PAS domain-containing protein: MTADSVDYQALFETLPGSYLACSPELVIVAVSAGLERATGKAKEQLLGKPLKEVLPEQGSARQSLYASLRHVLDHHTSHEQTLTVNPVVAVSINASGGDIRSWHSRAWPVVGAGDKIRYVLYSVEAGPAPASHENTSQTIHWNSADTETVQKHQQPVVSDQQLQQILRQVPAQIATLLGPGHVYGFINEQAQQLLGEAATLGTPAAIARPSLVDSGYIRLVDQVYQTGIPFELSEMPTEQPASATNSPGETLYFDGVLRPLTDDKGQTQGVLVFGIDVTERVRAKQRAAELMEEVRFQDQQFHQVMEALPQMAWVSRPDGGVTYYNKRWYDFTGSNFEEMQDWGWEGFVHPADLATTVERWQTAVSQGTVFETEHRWRDRQGGYRWFLARGEAIRAANGSILRWVGTNTDIDEHKRFQQQLAAKDEQLHQILRQSPALIATLEGADHRYAFTNPGYDLLVGYRAKLGKPVAECLPELVEQGIIDKLDSVYQTGESVANLQTYLELVDPVRGERRPTYLDITYQALRDAGGQIQGVLAFIVEVTEQVRSRQRAEALMEEVQAGSLQLIEQRETFYQLFQQTPASIAILRGPEHRFEYFNPRFQELFPDRELMGQAMIEALPETVEQGFMELLDRVYHTGETFLGMSCRFRYMSGLVMAPDPSISTSPIRLSGKMELLWALPYLPTM, from the coding sequence ATGACCGCAGATTCTGTTGACTATCAAGCCTTATTCGAAACGCTGCCAGGTAGCTATCTGGCTTGTAGTCCTGAATTGGTTATTGTAGCGGTTTCGGCTGGGCTGGAAAGAGCAACCGGAAAAGCAAAGGAGCAGCTTCTGGGCAAACCATTAAAAGAGGTTTTGCCCGAGCAAGGAAGCGCGCGGCAAAGCCTGTATGCGTCCTTACGTCATGTGCTGGACCATCACACCTCCCATGAGCAGACGCTTACTGTAAACCCTGTGGTGGCAGTTTCGATTAATGCATCAGGTGGTGACATACGCAGTTGGCACAGCCGGGCGTGGCCGGTGGTAGGCGCGGGGGACAAAATACGCTACGTTCTGTATAGTGTGGAAGCTGGGCCGGCACCTGCCTCGCACGAAAACACCAGCCAAACGATCCACTGGAATAGCGCCGACACGGAAACGGTGCAGAAGCATCAGCAGCCAGTAGTATCCGACCAGCAGCTACAGCAAATCTTACGGCAGGTGCCAGCTCAGATAGCCACCCTTTTAGGCCCTGGTCATGTGTACGGCTTTATTAATGAGCAAGCCCAACAGCTGTTGGGTGAGGCAGCAACGCTCGGTACGCCAGCTGCCATAGCTCGCCCTTCGCTGGTTGATTCTGGCTACATCCGCTTGGTAGACCAGGTATACCAGACGGGAATACCGTTTGAGCTGAGTGAAATGCCCACCGAGCAGCCTGCTTCGGCAACCAACTCCCCCGGCGAAACTTTGTATTTCGACGGAGTGCTGCGTCCCCTAACCGACGACAAGGGACAAACGCAAGGTGTATTGGTATTTGGAATAGATGTAACGGAGCGGGTGCGAGCCAAGCAGCGCGCGGCTGAATTGATGGAAGAAGTACGCTTTCAGGACCAACAATTTCATCAGGTAATGGAAGCCCTGCCCCAAATGGCCTGGGTTTCACGGCCTGATGGGGGCGTAACTTATTACAACAAGCGTTGGTACGACTTTACAGGGAGCAATTTTGAGGAGATGCAGGACTGGGGCTGGGAAGGATTTGTCCACCCCGCCGACCTTGCAACCACCGTGGAGCGCTGGCAAACGGCCGTGAGCCAAGGAACAGTGTTTGAAACCGAGCACCGCTGGCGTGATCGGCAAGGAGGCTACCGTTGGTTTTTGGCCCGCGGTGAAGCTATTCGCGCGGCTAATGGCAGCATATTGCGATGGGTAGGCACCAATACCGATATTGATGAGCATAAGCGCTTTCAGCAACAGCTAGCGGCAAAGGACGAGCAGCTCCACCAGATTCTGCGCCAAAGTCCGGCCCTCATTGCTACGCTCGAAGGCGCTGATCATCGCTATGCATTCACCAATCCCGGGTACGACCTATTGGTAGGCTACCGGGCCAAATTGGGCAAACCGGTGGCTGAATGCTTGCCGGAGCTGGTAGAGCAAGGTATTATCGATAAACTTGATAGCGTTTACCAAACGGGTGAATCGGTGGCTAATCTCCAAACCTACCTTGAATTGGTAGATCCCGTGAGGGGTGAGCGCCGACCGACTTATCTTGATATTACCTACCAGGCTCTACGCGATGCTGGGGGGCAAATTCAGGGAGTACTGGCCTTTATCGTGGAGGTGACCGAGCAAGTGCGCTCCCGCCAACGGGCGGAGGCTTTAATGGAGGAAGTGCAGGCTGGCTCCTTGCAGCTGATAGAACAGCGCGAAACGTTTTATCAGCTTTTCCAGCAAACTCCGGCCAGTATTGCCATTCTGCGCGGCCCAGAGCACCGTTTCGAGTACTTCAATCCTAGGTTTCAAGAGCTGTTTCCGGATCGGGAACTGATGGGGCAAGCCATGATTGAGGCGCTGCCTGAAACCGTAGAGCAGGGCTTTATGGAACTGCTTGATCGGGTGTACCACACGGGCGAAACTTTTTTGGGAATGAGTTGCCGTTTCAGGTATATGAGCGGTCTGGTAATGGCTCCAGATCCATCTATTTCAACTTCACCTATCAGGCTTTCCGGGAAAATGGAGTTACTGTGGGCGTTGCCGTATTTGCCTACGATGTAA
- a CDS encoding PAS domain-containing sensor histidine kinase: MAESLPLITFVTETDGRLSYISPQSFAYTGMSADAALQSSWADIVHPNDLEALQKEIQVATNELRPWRCEFRMLRHDGQYRWYLGQGVPDLDVTTGLPRRWYGSSTDIHDLRDLQDQLLIKDQQLQQILSQVPAYIATVTGPEHRYAFVNPGYNVLMGGRIKLGRRVADLLPELVEQGFVALLDEVYTSKKTYIGRETPITLFDPGTGGNREYYLDFVYQPLYDAKGQTQGILGFGIDVTEQVRARQQTTALQAELRGRDEQFRFLAESIPQIVWTAAADGEVDYFNQQLWDATGFHPSESLGSVAWLNLIHPDDQQRSQAAWAEAARTGGKYEIEYRFVSRQGGYRWFLGRAEPLRNTAGEVIKWFGSCTDIDDFKQAQQHLQTQNAQLIRINQDLDNFVYTASHDLRQPIYNMAGIFEELTRTTHFNDPDTAELIAMFEEALQRIYGTIQDLADLVQVQRRHEQVPAEAVDVKLLAQSVIRSMQEQVEEVGGKFDLDTTAVPTLWFVRSNLQSVLYNLLSNALKYAMPGRPPYIRVRTDLIDGVPVLTIADNGLGIDMVRHGAELFQMFRRFHDHVAGSGMGLHLVNRIIQQAGGHVEVESTVGQGTTFRVYFSPQHQVRSTK, encoded by the coding sequence ATGGCCGAGAGCCTGCCGCTTATCACCTTCGTGACCGAAACCGACGGACGGCTAAGCTACATCAGCCCGCAGTCGTTCGCCTATACGGGTATGAGTGCTGACGCGGCTTTGCAGAGCAGTTGGGCTGATATCGTCCACCCCAACGATCTGGAAGCGCTGCAAAAAGAAATACAAGTCGCCACCAACGAGTTGCGGCCGTGGCGGTGCGAGTTTCGCATGCTCCGTCACGATGGGCAGTACCGCTGGTATCTGGGGCAGGGCGTTCCCGACCTGGACGTGACCACCGGGCTGCCGCGGCGCTGGTATGGCTCGAGCACCGACATTCACGACCTGCGCGACCTGCAGGACCAACTGTTGATTAAGGATCAGCAACTGCAGCAGATTCTGAGTCAGGTGCCGGCGTACATTGCCACCGTAACGGGCCCCGAACACCGCTATGCCTTTGTCAATCCGGGCTATAACGTTCTCATGGGCGGGCGCATAAAACTTGGCCGACGAGTGGCCGATTTACTCCCGGAGCTAGTGGAGCAAGGGTTCGTAGCGCTGTTGGACGAGGTGTATACTTCGAAAAAAACATACATAGGGCGCGAAACACCCATCACCTTGTTTGATCCTGGAACTGGCGGCAACCGGGAATACTACCTCGACTTTGTGTACCAACCGTTGTACGATGCGAAAGGGCAGACTCAGGGTATTCTCGGCTTTGGAATCGATGTAACGGAGCAGGTGCGGGCCCGCCAACAGACCACGGCGCTGCAAGCGGAGCTACGGGGCCGCGATGAGCAGTTCCGCTTCCTCGCCGAGAGTATCCCCCAAATTGTGTGGACGGCTGCGGCCGACGGTGAAGTAGACTACTTCAATCAGCAATTGTGGGATGCCACGGGCTTTCATCCAAGTGAAAGTTTGGGTTCGGTAGCGTGGCTGAATCTTATTCACCCCGACGACCAGCAACGCTCCCAGGCAGCTTGGGCCGAAGCCGCCCGGACGGGGGGCAAATATGAGATTGAGTACCGGTTTGTATCGCGCCAGGGGGGCTACCGCTGGTTTTTGGGCCGAGCCGAGCCCCTGCGTAATACCGCCGGCGAGGTGATAAAGTGGTTTGGATCGTGCACCGATATTGATGATTTCAAGCAAGCGCAACAGCACCTGCAGACGCAAAACGCTCAATTGATTCGCATCAATCAGGACCTGGACAACTTCGTCTATACTGCTTCGCACGACCTCCGGCAGCCCATTTACAATATGGCGGGCATTTTTGAGGAGCTGACCCGCACTACCCATTTCAACGACCCCGACACGGCCGAGCTGATTGCCATGTTTGAAGAAGCGCTACAGCGCATCTATGGCACCATTCAGGACCTGGCCGACCTAGTGCAGGTGCAGCGCCGCCACGAGCAGGTTCCCGCCGAGGCTGTGGACGTTAAGTTGCTTGCGCAGTCGGTTATTCGCAGTATGCAAGAGCAGGTAGAGGAAGTGGGGGGCAAATTTGATCTGGATACCACTGCCGTGCCCACGCTGTGGTTTGTGCGTAGCAACTTGCAAAGCGTGCTCTATAATCTGCTCAGCAACGCGCTGAAGTACGCTATGCCCGGCCGGCCGCCCTATATCCGGGTGCGCACCGATTTAATCGACGGCGTTCCCGTTCTCACCATAGCCGACAATGGGTTGGGAATTGACATGGTCCGCCATGGTGCGGAGCTATTTCAAATGTTTCGGCGCTTCCACGACCACGTAGCGGGCTCCGGCATGGGTTTGCACCTCGTCAACCGAATTATTCAGCAGGCTGGCGGCCACGTGGAAGTGGAAAGCACCGTGGGCCAAGGCACTACGTTTCGGGTATATTTCAGTCCGCAGCACCAAGTGCGCAGCACCAAATAG
- a CDS encoding glycosyltransferase — protein sequence MKPRVLMLPKWYPNRYDDQDGDFVARHVAAIAPHANVVVIFATVASGPLTAWIEREEELNAAVPVLRYYYRARPSGLPIVDKLLKLLLYYWCVAQGYQHVVKRWGANPDLVHVHVLLRTGLAAIWWRWRYGIPYIITEHWTLYLPFRAHSIGWLRRQLTRVVVRRAAALHTVSKALQQAMQNLGFRNDASVVIANVVDTALFCPPDATRAPQTLLHVAAFHEDVKNLTGILRVVAGLRSTWPNLRIHLAGYGPDEVRVRRVAQELGLLTDGTVTFLGKLSHAAVATQMQRATTLVSFSRAETFGCVLLEARACACPVVATNTGGVPELFQPSGRFGLLVAPDDETALAAALVAVLSGSAAFEPDLLRYDAELRCSPARVGSQFAALYASILRPAGGQNSVQLSTPSALVSC from the coding sequence ATGAAGCCGCGCGTACTCATGCTGCCTAAGTGGTACCCCAACCGCTACGATGACCAAGATGGTGACTTCGTAGCGCGCCACGTAGCAGCTATTGCGCCCCACGCGAACGTAGTGGTCATATTCGCAACGGTAGCCAGCGGTCCGTTAACAGCCTGGATTGAGCGCGAGGAAGAACTAAACGCGGCTGTGCCGGTGCTACGCTACTATTACCGGGCGCGGCCCAGTGGGTTGCCTATCGTAGATAAGCTATTGAAGCTGCTGCTCTACTACTGGTGCGTGGCGCAAGGCTACCAACATGTGGTGAAGCGCTGGGGGGCAAATCCTGACTTAGTGCACGTGCATGTACTTCTGCGCACGGGATTAGCAGCCATTTGGTGGCGGTGGCGCTACGGAATTCCTTACATCATTACGGAACATTGGACGCTGTATTTGCCATTTCGGGCTCATTCTATCGGCTGGCTTCGCCGGCAGCTTACGCGGGTCGTTGTGCGCCGCGCCGCGGCGCTGCATACCGTATCGAAGGCGCTACAACAAGCTATGCAAAACCTGGGATTCAGAAATGACGCCAGCGTAGTCATTGCTAACGTAGTCGATACGGCGCTTTTTTGCCCCCCAGATGCTACGCGCGCTCCCCAGACGCTTTTGCACGTGGCCGCTTTTCACGAAGACGTTAAAAATCTGACCGGCATTCTGCGGGTGGTGGCTGGCTTACGCTCAACTTGGCCTAACCTGCGCATACATCTGGCTGGCTATGGCCCCGATGAAGTGCGCGTACGGCGCGTGGCCCAGGAACTAGGGTTGCTCACCGATGGCACGGTTACTTTCTTAGGTAAACTTTCGCATGCCGCCGTTGCCACTCAAATGCAACGCGCCACGACGCTGGTTTCCTTTAGCCGCGCCGAAACTTTTGGCTGTGTATTGCTAGAGGCCCGGGCTTGTGCTTGCCCCGTCGTGGCCACGAACACGGGCGGGGTTCCGGAGTTGTTTCAACCTTCCGGCCGCTTTGGTCTACTCGTAGCTCCTGATGATGAAACTGCCCTAGCGGCGGCTTTAGTAGCGGTATTGAGCGGCAGCGCAGCTTTTGAGCCCGACCTCCTTCGCTACGATGCTGAGCTTCGCTGTAGTCCGGCACGAGTTGGCAGCCAGTTCGCGGCTTTATACGCAAGCATACTGCGGCCCGCTGGGGGGCAAAATTCGGTGCAACTCAGCACTCCTTCAGCGCTTGTCTCATGCTGA
- a CDS encoding AAA family ATPase, with product MAAPDSTASAADQLAYYQDKIKQVFAEVGKVVVGQQYMVNRLLIGLFTGGHILLEGVPGLAKTLTISTLSKVLHLHFQRVQFTPDLLPSDLVGTMIYNQNQSEFQVKKGPIFANLVLADEVNRSPAKVQSALLEAMQERQVTIGETTYPLDLPFLVLATQNPVEQEGTYPLPEAQVDRFMMKVYVDYLKKADELEVMRRMANLSYVGDVSPVLTKEDVFGVRGLINQVQISETLEKYIVELVFATRKPAEYDLAEFAQYVQFGVSPRASIALHRAAKAVAFFDSRDYVLPEDIKEVATDVLNHRILLNYEAEADGIRTQDLIEAILKKVPIS from the coding sequence ATGGCCGCTCCCGATTCTACCGCCTCCGCCGCCGATCAGCTTGCTTATTACCAGGATAAAATCAAGCAGGTGTTTGCCGAAGTAGGCAAAGTGGTAGTAGGGCAGCAATACATGGTTAATCGGCTGCTGATTGGGTTATTTACGGGGGGGCATATTTTGCTGGAAGGCGTGCCTGGTCTGGCCAAAACACTGACCATCAGCACGCTTTCCAAAGTGCTGCACCTGCATTTTCAGCGCGTGCAGTTCACACCCGACTTGTTGCCCTCCGACCTGGTCGGCACCATGATTTACAATCAGAATCAGTCGGAATTTCAGGTTAAGAAAGGGCCTATTTTCGCCAATTTGGTACTGGCCGACGAAGTAAACCGCTCCCCAGCCAAAGTACAGAGTGCCCTGCTCGAAGCCATGCAGGAAAGACAGGTCACCATCGGCGAGACCACCTACCCGCTTGATTTGCCTTTCCTGGTGTTAGCTACGCAAAACCCAGTGGAGCAGGAAGGTACATATCCGCTGCCCGAAGCTCAGGTCGACCGCTTCATGATGAAAGTGTATGTCGATTACCTGAAGAAAGCCGATGAATTGGAGGTGATGCGCCGCATGGCCAACCTCAGCTACGTGGGCGATGTCAGTCCGGTGCTTACCAAGGAAGACGTGTTTGGCGTGCGTGGCCTAATCAATCAGGTTCAGATTTCGGAAACCCTGGAGAAATACATTGTGGAGCTGGTGTTTGCTACCCGCAAGCCCGCTGAGTACGATTTGGCCGAGTTTGCGCAGTACGTGCAGTTTGGGGTAAGCCCTCGGGCCAGCATTGCTTTGCACCGCGCTGCCAAAGCTGTCGCCTTCTTCGACAGCCGCGACTACGTATTGCCCGAAGACATTAAAGAGGTAGCCACCGATGTGCTCAATCACCGCATTTTGCTCAACTACGAAGCCGAAGCCGATGGCATCCGTACGCAGGATTTGATTGAGGCCATTCTGAAAAAAGTGCCGATCAGCTAG
- a CDS encoding T9SS C-terminal target domain-containing protein, protein MQGEITTNTTWTATNKYLLKGFVYVRSGATLTIEPGTIIKGDKDTKGALIIEPGAKIEAKGTAAKPIVFTSNQPKGSRNYGDWGGLIIAGNAPVNPVDRPIIEGGPTTRYGGTNAADNSGTLQYVRIEFSGIAFSPNNEVNGLTLAGVGSGTTIDHIQISYNGDDSFEWFGGTVNAKYLVSHRAFDDDFDTDFGYSGKVQFGVSLRDPLQADQSGSKAFESDNDGNSSNNLPRTAPVFSNITAVGPLLNPNGIGNISNQYTAGAHLRRNTSTSILNSVIIGYPTGVLIDNGVTAARIAANELVFKNNLVAGSLTNSNSVRGQRDIIYVGPAGGPSNLTPNNAMSSDSAAWGSAVGPLTWLKANGNRRYTTADNVQLLNPFNLTAPSFLPRTASPIVTVSPATAPAAPANFTDAKVSDAFFTKVDYIGAFSGSGASSDNWLAGWTNFDPQNTDY, encoded by the coding sequence GTGCAGGGCGAAATCACTACCAACACCACCTGGACAGCGACGAATAAATATCTACTCAAAGGATTCGTATATGTGCGTAGCGGCGCCACTCTTACCATTGAGCCTGGCACCATCATCAAAGGCGACAAGGACACCAAAGGCGCTTTAATAATTGAGCCGGGGGCCAAAATTGAAGCGAAAGGAACAGCCGCTAAGCCAATCGTCTTTACCTCAAACCAACCCAAAGGCTCCCGTAACTACGGCGACTGGGGTGGACTTATCATTGCTGGCAACGCGCCCGTAAACCCCGTTGACCGCCCTATTATTGAAGGCGGCCCTACTACCCGTTACGGCGGTACCAATGCTGCCGACAACTCCGGTACGCTACAGTATGTGCGCATCGAGTTCAGCGGCATCGCCTTCTCGCCCAATAACGAAGTGAACGGTCTTACTTTGGCCGGCGTGGGTAGTGGCACCACCATCGACCATATCCAAATCAGCTACAATGGCGATGACTCCTTTGAATGGTTTGGGGGCACCGTGAACGCGAAGTATCTGGTGTCGCACCGCGCCTTTGATGACGACTTCGATACCGACTTTGGCTACTCAGGCAAAGTGCAGTTTGGGGTATCCCTGCGCGACCCACTGCAGGCCGACCAATCGGGTTCAAAAGCCTTCGAGTCGGATAACGACGGAAATTCTTCCAATAACCTGCCCCGGACTGCACCAGTCTTCTCTAACATTACGGCCGTTGGTCCTCTCCTAAACCCTAACGGAATAGGGAACATCAGCAACCAATACACAGCTGGTGCCCATTTACGCCGCAACACTTCTACCAGTATTCTAAATTCGGTTATTATCGGTTATCCAACCGGGGTGCTGATTGACAATGGTGTAACGGCGGCCCGCATCGCGGCTAATGAGCTAGTGTTCAAGAACAACTTGGTAGCTGGTTCGCTTACCAACTCCAACTCCGTGCGGGGACAGCGCGACATTATTTATGTTGGCCCAGCGGGTGGCCCGAGCAATCTGACGCCCAACAATGCCATGAGCTCCGACTCAGCCGCCTGGGGTTCAGCTGTTGGTCCGCTTACGTGGTTGAAAGCTAACGGCAACCGGCGCTACACCACCGCCGACAATGTGCAGCTGTTGAATCCTTTCAATCTGACTGCGCCTAGCTTCCTGCCCCGCACCGCCTCCCCAATCGTGACGGTGAGCCCGGCCACGGCACCAGCTGCCCCTGCCAACTTTACGGATGCTAAGGTTTCGGATGCTTTTTTCACCAAAGTGGATTACATCGGCGCGTTCTCGGGCTCCGGTGCCTCATCTGATAACTGGCTAGCTGGCTGGACAAATTTTGATCCTCAGAATACCGATTACTAA
- a CDS encoding lipopolysaccharide biosynthesis protein gives MLKRVFQNIVTRLATAGGSFGIVWLTARYLGAAGRGAISLFVTDCALLLLFVGLVGGVSLMYLAPRRNVWNLLIPAYMWASMVCTIGAVGIWVWRTVSFSYVGHLWGVCLLQAFFLINAGLLLGRRQERTYNSLLLLATGLQGGLLLLAFTLGHWHAVEAYYYAAYIAQGIPFLLSLVLLYHLADRWQMSRRLRASARELARHSRAAHLSNILSFINFRLSYYFVAYYADTHSVGVLSVGVALTEAVWVIARSASQSQYVDLIYAADKRSQVAPTLRGVRLTLLSTTAIVLGLCLLPASALAAVFGADFGEARPVILLLAPGVVAMAVSIILNSYFAGLGRYQVNTAAAIGGLFVTVPACWLLIPQWGIEGAATAATLSYLFSTAYLLRAFRVANGLPLSDLLPGKAELHYLIQLLRLQKSKVEPPREVAVK, from the coding sequence ATGCTGAAGCGGGTCTTCCAAAATATAGTCACGCGACTAGCGACGGCCGGAGGTAGCTTTGGTATTGTGTGGCTCACAGCTCGCTATTTAGGGGCAGCCGGCCGCGGCGCTATCAGCCTTTTCGTGACCGATTGTGCGTTGCTATTGCTGTTCGTCGGGCTGGTGGGCGGCGTTTCACTTATGTATCTGGCGCCGCGCCGCAACGTCTGGAACTTACTGATACCGGCTTACATGTGGGCCTCAATGGTATGTACCATAGGCGCAGTGGGTATTTGGGTGTGGCGGACAGTGTCCTTCAGCTACGTGGGGCATTTGTGGGGCGTATGTCTGTTGCAGGCATTTTTCCTGATAAACGCGGGGCTATTGCTAGGGCGGCGACAAGAGCGCACCTACAACTCCTTGCTGCTATTAGCTACCGGCTTGCAGGGCGGCTTGCTCCTGTTGGCTTTTACGCTGGGCCATTGGCACGCAGTTGAGGCGTACTATTACGCCGCTTACATCGCCCAAGGCATTCCTTTTCTACTGAGCCTAGTGCTACTCTACCACTTAGCCGACCGTTGGCAGATGAGCCGTCGGCTGCGCGCTTCGGCACGCGAGTTGGCGCGTCACAGCCGCGCTGCCCATCTGTCCAACATTCTATCCTTCATCAACTTCCGCCTCAGCTATTACTTCGTTGCCTATTATGCTGATACCCATTCCGTAGGAGTATTGTCCGTGGGGGTTGCGCTTACGGAGGCGGTTTGGGTGATTGCGCGTAGTGCTTCGCAAAGCCAATATGTCGACCTAATTTATGCGGCCGACAAACGCTCTCAGGTGGCTCCTACCCTGCGCGGTGTTCGCCTCACACTGCTAAGCACGACGGCTATAGTACTGGGGTTATGCCTGCTGCCAGCTAGCGCGCTGGCCGCTGTGTTCGGGGCTGACTTTGGGGAAGCGCGGCCCGTTATCCTGCTGCTGGCTCCGGGAGTAGTGGCCATGGCGGTCAGCATTATTCTCAACTCCTACTTTGCCGGTTTAGGACGCTATCAGGTTAATACGGCGGCGGCCATTGGGGGGCTTTTTGTCACGGTTCCGGCGTGCTGGCTACTGATTCCCCAGTGGGGAATTGAGGGAGCAGCAACGGCGGCTACCTTGTCCTACCTCTTCTCGACTGCGTATCTGCTGCGGGCTTTCCGAGTTGCCAACGGTCTACCACTAAGCGATTTATTGCCTGGAAAAGCTGAGCTGCACTACCTTATTCAACTGCTGCGTCTTCAAAAAAGCAAAGTTGAGCCCCCAAGAGAAGTAGCCGTTAAATAG
- a CDS encoding class I SAM-dependent methyltransferase translates to MSRLTKTLRALGSLVRNPWLLNHVLAADEVAWQRQALAHAAGRHSLTAQGLPTVALTSFLPPSGDTVQPFAFRDGGSLPTDLALLRGLARSITGCRYFEIGTWRGESAANVAEVVKSVHTLNLSAAEMRAMGLPARYAELHGFFSKDLANVQHLYGNSATYDLSGLGQAFDLIFIDGDHHYEAVRMDTRRVFEHLVHPRTIVVWHDAARQPGQPRWEVLAGIMAGLPPDAGGQLVQVANTLCAMYLPEPLLASAPNPLADPVPAFSVHIQPQ, encoded by the coding sequence GTGTCTCGCCTTACCAAAACCCTGCGGGCGCTCGGTAGCCTTGTGCGGAATCCGTGGTTGCTCAACCATGTACTAGCCGCCGATGAAGTGGCGTGGCAGCGCCAGGCCTTGGCCCACGCCGCCGGCCGCCACAGCCTGACAGCGCAGGGGTTGCCGACAGTAGCGCTCACGTCGTTTTTGCCCCCCAGCGGCGATACTGTGCAGCCGTTTGCCTTTCGCGACGGTGGCTCGCTACCTACGGACCTGGCTTTATTGCGTGGTCTGGCCCGTTCTATAACCGGTTGTCGCTACTTCGAAATCGGGACGTGGCGGGGCGAAAGCGCGGCCAATGTGGCGGAGGTAGTCAAGTCGGTTCATACGCTCAACCTATCGGCAGCCGAAATGCGGGCTATGGGGTTGCCTGCCCGCTACGCCGAGCTACATGGGTTTTTCTCGAAAGACTTGGCTAATGTGCAGCATCTCTATGGCAACTCCGCCACTTATGACTTGTCGGGACTGGGCCAGGCTTTTGATTTGATTTTTATTGACGGCGACCACCACTACGAAGCGGTACGCATGGATACGCGCCGCGTATTTGAACATTTAGTCCATCCCCGCACGATAGTCGTGTGGCACGACGCGGCCCGGCAACCGGGTCAGCCACGCTGGGAAGTGCTGGCCGGCATCATGGCCGGACTGCCCCCTGACGCTGGGGGGCAACTAGTGCAGGTAGCGAATACGCTCTGTGCCATGTACTTGCCCGAGCCGCTGCTTGCCTCTGCCCCCAATCCGCTGGCGGATCCAGTGCCCGCATTTTCGGTACACATTCAGCCGCAGTAA